A portion of the Oscillospiraceae bacterium genome contains these proteins:
- a CDS encoding helix-turn-helix domain-containing protein, with protein MKKKTALTKMHIAPSTVCYDAVAARDSNEVGLILAAVRKRNGYSLVTFSELLRHYGVDVSDKGISKWEKGYTTPSIYQLVAICHALNIKEGPSYFTKTFQKPALLNAIGQKKVAEYEMDLIASRRYQPGTEEPAKIDCIMMPVSELPVSAGLGAFLEGEMFQQIQVPASSVPADAEFGIYVSGDSMEPRYHSGQIVWVKRCEELACGDIGIFVYDDCGYLKKYDEHTPDKSQAEFFTDSYGVVHNQPVLLSLNTKYSPILISPEQRFEVVGKVLN; from the coding sequence ATGAAAAAGAAAACTGCGCTCACCAAAATGCACATAGCCCCATCTACGGTGTGCTATGATGCAGTCGCCGCAAGGGATAGTAATGAGGTTGGTCTGATTCTCGCAGCTGTACGAAAAAGGAATGGTTATTCACTTGTAACTTTCTCCGAACTTCTCCGCCACTATGGCGTCGATGTCAGTGACAAGGGAATCAGTAAATGGGAAAAAGGATACACCACTCCCAGCATCTACCAACTGGTTGCAATCTGCCACGCATTGAACATCAAGGAAGGACCTTCCTACTTTACAAAGACCTTTCAGAAACCCGCCCTTCTAAATGCCATCGGGCAAAAAAAGGTCGCTGAGTACGAAATGGACTTGATTGCATCTCGGCGCTACCAGCCAGGCACAGAAGAGCCTGCGAAAATCGACTGCATAATGATGCCAGTATCAGAATTGCCAGTATCGGCAGGTCTAGGAGCTTTTCTTGAAGGTGAAATGTTTCAGCAGATACAAGTGCCTGCCAGTAGCGTTCCGGCTGATGCCGAGTTCGGGATATACGTTAGCGGTGATAGTATGGAGCCACGTTATCATAGCGGACAGATCGTATGGGTAAAGCGCTGCGAAGAACTTGCATGCGGAGATATCGGGATATTCGTATATGATGACTGCGGATATCTGAAAAAATACGATGAACATACCCCAGATAAGTCCCAAGCAGAGTTCTTTACCGACAGCTATGGCGTGGTGCATAACCAACCGGTTTTGCTTTCTCTTAACACCAAATATTCGCCGATCCTTATATCTCCTGAGCAAAGATTCGAGGTTGTTGGAAAAGTTTTGAACTAA
- a CDS encoding sigma-70 family RNA polymerase sigma factor, with the protein MNYNSGNARRNFYAKWDKLREEYRAAGMKEDAIQKMYEYDLAVFNDDRAHHRYDVEIPSADDSENRNDYADFVRATTVTDTYHETKTRFAWVGEVQNERLQAGLEKLSVDDLKLLTLYAYEGYTVTEISKALGVSQPTISIKIKRITKFLKNFDFNARD; encoded by the coding sequence ATGAACTACAATAGCGGAAATGCCCGCCGTAACTTCTATGCTAAATGGGACAAGCTCCGGGAAGAATACCGGGCTGCTGGCATGAAGGAGGACGCTATCCAGAAGATGTATGAGTACGATCTGGCGGTCTTCAATGATGATCGTGCCCACCACCGTTACGACGTCGAGATTCCGAGTGCAGACGATTCCGAAAACCGGAACGATTATGCTGACTTTGTGCGAGCCACTACCGTGACGGACACCTACCACGAAACGAAAACGAGGTTTGCGTGGGTGGGTGAAGTCCAAAACGAACGTCTGCAAGCCGGATTAGAGAAGCTGTCTGTTGACGACCTCAAGCTTTTGACGCTGTACGCCTATGAGGGCTACACCGTTACTGAAATTTCTAAAGCTTTAGGCGTTTCACAACCTACTATTAGTATCAAAATCAAGAGAATTACTAAATTTCTGAAAAACTTTGATTTCAATGCTAGGGATTGA
- a CDS encoding type II toxin-antitoxin system PemK/MazF family toxin, with translation MESTLKFQRGDIYFVRLDNRTGSEQSGTRPAVILQNDVGNSCSPTLIVVTLTSKTEKKATQPTHCLVEPEGLEPSIVQAEQIFTIDKSRVKRFVGHLTPEEMGRVDDAVKISLALNPMGSIQKFKPIIRSTAAYAPPEVVDGKPPVYPYTPIKSDFEDAGTVEEMMLYTELQSAVHTMIQRLEYSFTFNPSLLTSPKRKKQVTEILTEAEKYIWRIKEEIRCA, from the coding sequence TTGGAATCTACTTTGAAATTCCAACGCGGAGACATCTACTTCGTTCGACTTGACAACCGCACGGGCTCCGAACAAAGCGGAACCCGTCCAGCGGTCATCCTGCAAAACGATGTGGGAAACTCCTGCTCACCGACATTGATCGTTGTGACTTTGACAAGTAAGACAGAAAAGAAAGCTACGCAACCAACGCATTGTCTGGTGGAACCGGAAGGGCTGGAGCCGTCCATCGTTCAGGCTGAGCAAATCTTCACCATCGACAAAAGCCGTGTCAAAAGATTTGTCGGACACCTCACCCCAGAAGAGATGGGGCGGGTCGATGATGCTGTAAAAATCAGTCTTGCACTGAACCCGATGGGGAGTATCCAAAAGTTCAAACCTATCATCCGCTCTACGGCGGCTTACGCACCGCCAGAAGTAGTTGACGGTAAGCCGCCTGTCTATCCCTACACTCCTATCAAATCCGATTTTGAGGATGCAGGAACAGTCGAAGAAATGATGTTATACACCGAACTGCAATCCGCTGTTCACACAATGATCCAGCGGCTTGAATACAGCTTCACCTTTAATCCCAGCTTGCTCACCAGCCCGAAGCGTAAGAAGCAAGTGACTGAGATTTTGACCGAAGCTGAAAAATACATTTGGCGAATTAAGGAGGAAATCAGATGCGCCTGA
- a CDS encoding recombinase family protein codes for MKKRVYTLYRVSTIGQVEKDDIPMQKEACHEFAERHGWEIVKEFSEKGVSGFKKSAKDRDQLQLLQQAASAGEFDVLLVFMFDRLGRRDDETPFIVEWFTKQGVEVWSVNEGQQRFDSHVDKLMNYIRYWQASGESIKTSIRTRTRIEQLTEEGHYTGGIVAFGYKRVQKGRLNKKNQAVCDLEIDEEEAAIVRLIFQKYVYEGYGAKRICNYLVEHNIMGRNGKNIPNITIGRMIRNKGYTGYLINGNVEKECPELRIIEPEVFEKAQELRDARRREKGEDADSYSPHALLCGKVFCAHCGNRLNITSNGRTRLRADGTVVKEKRYRYSCNFNVRHPGQCDGQSGYGVTTLDAVVESIVCMKFEEILECSKSNLLEEMRRKDLDAAKKETTRWKEEVQTKVDEQDALKKEMIRVIQGTSGLDREMIQQMVNENKEALLTAQTNLADSEKKLKEIEEQNQKAERNCSDLFTWASTYKGASFERRQAILKQFIKEVRVGRDYNIEIVLNVPLDEFEEFKRHAASTGRGKNQKNKSQNPQKVGRCTSNAGIVVLDKTAGETVSIVPKNAAHAILRC; via the coding sequence ATGAAAAAACGTGTATATACCTTATACCGTGTTTCGACCATTGGACAGGTCGAAAAGGATGACATACCCATGCAAAAAGAAGCCTGCCACGAATTTGCAGAACGGCATGGCTGGGAAATCGTCAAGGAGTTTTCCGAAAAAGGCGTTTCCGGTTTCAAGAAATCTGCAAAAGACCGCGATCAGCTCCAGCTGCTTCAGCAGGCTGCTTCTGCCGGAGAGTTTGATGTTCTGCTGGTGTTCATGTTTGACCGTCTGGGTCGGCGTGACGACGAAACGCCCTTTATCGTGGAATGGTTCACGAAGCAAGGGGTCGAGGTCTGGAGCGTAAATGAAGGCCAGCAGCGGTTTGATTCCCATGTCGATAAGCTGATGAACTACATCCGCTACTGGCAGGCATCCGGCGAAAGCATCAAGACCTCTATCCGTACTCGCACCCGTATAGAACAGCTTACGGAAGAAGGTCACTACACTGGCGGCATCGTCGCTTTCGGCTACAAGCGTGTCCAGAAAGGTCGCTTGAACAAAAAGAATCAAGCTGTCTGTGATTTGGAGATTGACGAGGAAGAAGCGGCAATCGTGCGCCTGATCTTTCAGAAGTATGTTTATGAGGGATACGGAGCAAAACGGATCTGCAACTATCTTGTCGAACACAATATTATGGGGCGCAATGGAAAAAACATCCCTAATATTACGATTGGCAGGATGATTCGTAACAAAGGATACACGGGTTATCTTATCAATGGCAACGTTGAAAAAGAATGCCCTGAGTTACGGATCATCGAGCCGGAAGTATTTGAAAAAGCTCAGGAGCTGCGGGATGCCCGCCGCAGAGAGAAGGGAGAGGATGCAGATTCGTACAGTCCTCATGCCTTGCTTTGTGGTAAAGTGTTCTGTGCCCACTGCGGCAATCGTTTGAATATTACCAGCAACGGGCGCACTCGGCTTCGGGCAGATGGTACTGTCGTAAAAGAAAAGCGTTATCGTTATAGCTGCAACTTTAATGTTCGGCATCCGGGGCAGTGCGATGGACAGTCCGGTTATGGTGTAACAACACTGGACGCAGTTGTAGAAAGCATCGTGTGCATGAAGTTTGAAGAAATTCTGGAGTGCTCCAAGAGCAATCTTCTGGAAGAAATGCGGCGTAAAGATTTGGATGCAGCTAAAAAAGAAACAACTCGTTGGAAAGAGGAAGTCCAGACCAAGGTTGACGAACAGGATGCGTTAAAAAAGGAAATGATTCGTGTCATCCAAGGAACAAGCGGACTCGACCGCGAGATGATCCAGCAGATGGTCAATGAAAACAAGGAAGCACTGCTTACCGCACAGACCAATCTGGCAGACTCGGAAAAGAAATTGAAGGAGATCGAGGAGCAGAACCAGAAGGCTGAACGTAATTGCAGCGATCTGTTCACATGGGCAAGCACCTATAAGGGAGCCAGTTTTGAAAGGCGTCAGGCTATTTTGAAACAGTTTATCAAAGAAGTGCGTGTCGGACGTGACTATAATATCGAGATCGTTCTCAATGTACCGCTGGACGAATTTGAGGAGTTCAAGCGTCACGCAGCATCAACTGGACGGGGCAAAAATCAGAAAAACAAGTCGCAAAATCCTCAAAAAGTTGGGCGTTGTACATCAAATGCCGGAATCGTCGTTTTAGACAAAACAGCAGGTGAAACCGTAAGCATTGTGCCTAAAAATGCTGCACACGCGATTTTGCGCTGTTAA
- a CDS encoding RNA methyltransferase gives MPNIIEITDFSSPELDVYARLTQAQLRNRLEPEKGVFIAESPKVIARALDAGYQPLSLLMERKQITGPAQDILTRCGDAPVYTADREMLARLTGYELTRGVLCAFRRPAPRTVEQVCRDARRVAVLEGIVDSTNVGAIFRSAAALNMDAVLITPSCCDPLCRRAVRVSMGTVFQVPWAQIGTTPADWPEHGMAQLHALGFKTAAMALSDRSVSIDDNALAAEPKLAIVLGTEGDGLAHSTIAACDYTVKIPMSHGVDSLNVAAASAVAFWQLGRA, from the coding sequence ATGCCCAACATCATTGAGATCACTGATTTTTCCTCGCCGGAGCTGGACGTCTACGCCCGCCTGACCCAGGCCCAGCTGCGCAATCGACTGGAGCCGGAAAAGGGCGTTTTTATTGCCGAGAGCCCCAAGGTGATCGCGCGGGCGCTGGATGCCGGCTATCAGCCGCTGTCCCTGCTCATGGAACGCAAACAGATCACCGGCCCGGCCCAGGACATCCTGACCCGCTGCGGGGACGCCCCGGTATACACGGCTGACCGCGAGATGCTGGCCCGCCTGACCGGCTACGAACTGACCCGCGGCGTGCTGTGTGCCTTCCGCCGCCCCGCGCCCCGCACAGTAGAGCAGGTATGCCGGGATGCCCGCCGGGTGGCTGTGCTGGAGGGCATCGTGGATTCCACCAACGTGGGTGCCATCTTCCGCAGTGCTGCCGCATTGAACATGGATGCGGTGCTCATCACGCCCTCCTGCTGCGACCCGCTGTGCCGCCGGGCGGTGCGCGTGAGCATGGGTACGGTGTTCCAGGTGCCCTGGGCGCAGATCGGCACCACCCCCGCCGACTGGCCGGAACACGGCATGGCACAGCTGCACGCTCTGGGCTTCAAGACCGCTGCCATGGCCCTGAGCGACCGTTCGGTGAGCATCGACGACAACGCCCTTGCCGCTGAGCCCAAACTGGCCATTGTGCTGGGCACCGAGGGTGACGGCCTGGCCCACAGCACCATCGCCGCCTGCGACTATACCGTGAAGATTCCCATGTCCCATGGGGTAGACTCGCTGAACGTAGCCGCTGCCAGTGCCGTCGCCTTCTGGCAGCTGGGCCGCGCCTGA
- a CDS encoding ABC transporter ATP-binding protein/permease, with protein MLQIKQICKQYKTGDLVQNALNNVSLNLRDNEFVAILGPSGSGKTTLLNIIGGLDRYDSGDLIINGISTKKYTDRDWDSYRNHTIGFVFQSYNLIPHQTVLANVELALTISGISGAERRRRATEALEEVGLGNQLHKHPSEMSGGQMQRVAIARALVNNPDILLADEPTGALDSETSIQVMELLKEVARDRLVVMVTHNPELAERYATRIVTLKDGVIRSDTMPYEPDTQTLAAPVHKNMGRSSMSVLTSLTLSFNNLRTKKARTLLTAFAGSIGIIGIALIISLSTGVNNYIDDMERSTLSEYPLQIMSSGMDFTSMLSSRVPSDSSQSTTQEEDMVPVRQLLSQMVSGITTNDLKSLKQYLETTDTTVADNATAVEYAYNVSPQIYRQDPDGSIRQVNPDSSLSSLGISSETSSNNIMSSMMNTSVFSELPQTPELYASQYDVKAGRWPEAYNECVLVLDATGSVTDYALYALGMRDNAELDKMIQQFAQNQNVDVPDDFKTYSYSDFLGKQFKLINSSDRYVYDETYSLWRDKSDDTDYMKQVVANGTDLTIVGVVQPAEDSSAAMLSSGIGYTHDLTLHVIEQAKSSAIVQQQMAAPQINVFTGEEFGADNSTSFDMSSMFSVDTDTLKNAFQFDTSALKFDLSGAFDLSAGSFDLSSLLDPDSFSLDLGDLPKPDMDMSSVFENMDLSISPEALQNMMQKILNGYKDYVVGNGILNLDKISFSAYMQTEQFQQLLASSMSELLADANLQEQFSAAMQTVMESYSAQISQALQSQLSTAMNTAMQQMGTRISQQMESAIQKNIAQLGSQMENALKIDASAFQNAIHMNMTQEELAELMKSSMLSSTYDGNLQSLGYADLDDPSTISIYPKDFDCKALIVDALDAYNASAEANGEDDKVVRYTDVVGTLMTSVTKIINMISNMLVAFVSISLVVSSIMIGVITYISVLERRKEIGILRAIGASKRNISEVFNAETFIIGLCSGCMGVGLSLILLIPGNMLIHSIADSASVTAALPLQAALVLIALATLLTILGGLIPAKSASKCDPVKALRSE; from the coding sequence ATGCTACAAATCAAACAGATCTGCAAACAGTACAAGACCGGCGATCTCGTGCAGAATGCGCTGAACAATGTCAGCCTGAACCTGCGTGATAACGAATTCGTCGCCATCCTCGGCCCCAGCGGCTCCGGCAAAACTACCCTGCTGAACATTATCGGCGGTCTGGACCGGTATGACAGCGGCGATTTGATCATCAACGGCATCTCCACCAAAAAGTACACCGACCGCGACTGGGACTCCTACCGCAACCACACCATCGGCTTTGTGTTCCAGAGCTACAACCTCATCCCCCACCAGACCGTGCTGGCCAACGTAGAGCTGGCCCTTACCATCTCCGGCATTTCCGGGGCCGAGCGCCGCCGCCGCGCCACCGAGGCACTGGAGGAAGTGGGTCTGGGCAACCAGCTGCACAAGCACCCCAGCGAGATGTCCGGCGGCCAGATGCAGCGTGTGGCCATTGCCCGTGCACTGGTGAATAACCCCGACATCCTGCTGGCCGACGAGCCCACCGGTGCACTGGACAGTGAAACCAGCATCCAGGTCATGGAGCTGCTCAAGGAGGTGGCCCGGGACCGTCTGGTGGTCATGGTCACCCATAACCCGGAGCTGGCCGAGCGCTACGCCACCCGCATCGTAACCCTGAAGGACGGCGTCATCCGCTCCGACACCATGCCCTACGAGCCGGACACCCAGACCCTTGCGGCCCCCGTGCACAAGAACATGGGCCGCTCGTCCATGTCGGTGCTCACCTCGCTGACCCTCAGCTTCAACAACCTGCGCACCAAAAAAGCACGCACCCTGCTCACTGCCTTTGCCGGTTCCATCGGCATCATCGGCATTGCGCTGATCATCTCCCTGTCCACCGGTGTCAACAACTACATTGACGACATGGAGCGCTCCACCCTGTCGGAGTACCCGCTGCAGATCATGAGCAGCGGCATGGACTTTACTTCCATGCTCTCTTCCCGCGTTCCGTCGGACAGCTCCCAGAGCACCACTCAGGAAGAAGACATGGTGCCGGTGCGCCAGCTGCTCTCGCAGATGGTGTCGGGCATCACCACCAACGACCTCAAGTCCCTCAAGCAGTATCTGGAGACCACCGACACCACCGTTGCCGACAATGCCACCGCCGTGGAGTATGCCTATAATGTGTCGCCCCAGATCTACCGGCAGGACCCCGACGGCAGCATCCGGCAGGTGAACCCAGATTCCTCCCTGTCCTCGCTGGGCATCAGCTCCGAGACCTCTTCCAACAACATCATGTCCTCCATGATGAACACCAGTGTGTTCTCGGAACTGCCCCAGACCCCGGAGCTGTATGCATCCCAGTACGACGTCAAGGCCGGCCGCTGGCCGGAAGCCTACAACGAATGCGTGCTGGTGCTGGACGCCACCGGCAGCGTGACCGACTACGCCCTGTACGCGCTGGGCATGCGGGACAACGCCGAGCTGGACAAGATGATCCAGCAGTTTGCCCAAAACCAGAACGTAGACGTGCCGGATGACTTCAAGACCTATTCCTATTCCGATTTTCTAGGCAAGCAGTTCAAGCTCATCAACAGCTCCGACCGCTATGTCTACGACGAGACCTACAGCTTGTGGCGCGATAAATCGGATGACACCGACTATATGAAGCAGGTGGTGGCCAACGGCACCGACCTGACCATCGTGGGCGTAGTGCAGCCCGCCGAGGATTCTTCTGCTGCCATGCTGTCCTCCGGTATCGGCTACACCCACGACCTCACCCTGCACGTCATCGAGCAGGCCAAATCCAGCGCCATCGTGCAGCAGCAGATGGCCGCCCCCCAGATCAATGTGTTCACCGGCGAGGAGTTCGGTGCCGACAACAGCACTTCCTTCGATATGTCCTCCATGTTCTCGGTGGACACCGATACGCTGAAGAACGCCTTCCAGTTTGACACCAGCGCCCTGAAGTTTGACCTGAGCGGCGCCTTTGATCTGAGCGCCGGCTCCTTCGACCTCTCTTCCCTGCTGGACCCGGACAGCTTCTCACTGGACCTGGGCGACCTGCCGAAGCCGGACATGGACATGAGCAGCGTGTTTGAGAACATGGATCTGTCCATCTCCCCGGAGGCCCTGCAGAATATGATGCAGAAGATCCTGAACGGCTACAAGGACTATGTGGTGGGCAACGGCATCCTGAATCTGGACAAGATCAGCTTCTCCGCCTATATGCAGACTGAGCAGTTCCAGCAGCTGCTGGCCAGCTCCATGAGTGAACTGCTGGCCGACGCCAACCTGCAGGAGCAGTTCTCCGCCGCCATGCAGACCGTGATGGAGAGCTACTCTGCCCAGATCAGCCAGGCCCTGCAGAGCCAGCTGAGCACCGCCATGAATACGGCCATGCAGCAGATGGGCACCCGGATCAGCCAGCAGATGGAAAGCGCCATCCAGAAGAACATTGCCCAACTGGGCAGCCAGATGGAAAACGCCCTGAAGATCGACGCCAGCGCCTTCCAGAATGCCATCCACATGAACATGACGCAGGAAGAGCTGGCTGAACTGATGAAGTCCTCCATGCTGTCCTCCACCTACGACGGCAATCTGCAGAGCCTGGGCTACGCCGACCTCGATGACCCCAGCACCATTTCCATCTACCCGAAGGACTTTGACTGCAAGGCCCTGATCGTGGATGCACTGGACGCCTACAATGCCTCCGCCGAGGCAAATGGCGAGGATGACAAGGTGGTGCGCTACACCGATGTGGTGGGCACCCTGATGACCTCGGTGACCAAGATCATCAACATGATCAGCAACATGCTGGTGGCCTTTGTGTCCATCTCGCTGGTGGTGTCCTCCATCATGATCGGCGTCATCACCTATATCAGCGTGCTGGAGCGCCGCAAGGAGATCGGCATCCTGCGTGCCATCGGCGCGTCCAAGCGCAACATCTCGGAGGTATTCAACGCCGAGACCTTCATCATCGGTCTGTGCTCCGGCTGTATGGGCGTGGGCCTGAGCCTGATTCTGCTGATCCCCGGCAACATGCTCATCCACTCCATTGCCGACAGTGCCTCGGTCACGGCAGCCCTGCCGCTGCAGGCTGCACTGGTGCTGATCGCACTGGCCACACTGCTCACCATTCTGGGCGGCCTGATCCCCGCCAAGAGCGCCTCCAAGTGCGACCCCGTCAAGGCCCTGCGCTCGGAGTGA
- a CDS encoding response regulator, with protein sequence MDNERTADVLQVALASYDRKELRVQKNYLEEQNPVLACTCFLNGHKLLQELQQGHNFDIVVLCSQMEDMSSIEFMMELRKLEHKPLLMLFDEGRRKNSSALRMEDSGSCCCVERMELKNLLRELYRMPGQQWQRTEQQCQQLYHSWGIRIPDINCSYLTSAVGVVYGTSQKLAIRKEILQAVSEQYGVSVSAVDSGIRRMIDQLEAKPAEGWTQFKAESGFEAEKPTTGKLIYAIKRYLIQQKSRE encoded by the coding sequence GTGGACAATGAGCGGACGGCAGATGTGCTGCAGGTCGCCCTTGCAAGCTATGACCGCAAGGAGCTTCGGGTACAGAAAAACTATCTGGAAGAACAGAACCCAGTGCTGGCCTGTACCTGCTTTCTGAACGGACACAAACTGCTGCAGGAGCTGCAGCAGGGCCACAATTTTGACATCGTGGTGCTGTGCAGCCAGATGGAGGATATGAGCAGCATCGAGTTCATGATGGAACTGCGCAAGCTGGAGCACAAGCCGCTGCTGATGCTGTTCGACGAGGGCCGGCGCAAGAACAGCTCGGCACTGCGCATGGAGGACTCCGGCAGCTGTTGCTGCGTGGAGCGCATGGAGCTCAAGAACCTGCTGCGGGAGCTGTACCGGATGCCGGGCCAGCAGTGGCAGCGCACCGAGCAGCAGTGCCAGCAGCTGTACCACAGCTGGGGCATCCGCATCCCGGACATCAATTGCAGCTATCTGACCAGTGCGGTGGGCGTGGTCTACGGCACCTCGCAGAAGCTGGCCATCCGCAAGGAGATCCTGCAGGCGGTCAGTGAGCAGTACGGTGTTTCGGTCTCGGCCGTGGACAGCGGCATCCGGCGCATGATCGACCAGTTGGAAGCAAAACCGGCCGAGGGCTGGACGCAGTTCAAGGCTGAAAGCGGCTTTGAAGCGGAAAAGCCCACTACGGGCAAGCTGATCTATGCAATCAAACGGTATCTCATCCAGCAGAAGAGCAGGGAATAA